From Gemmatimonas sp., one genomic window encodes:
- a CDS encoding acetoacetate--CoA ligase: protein MSVDVTPIWTPSADVVDRARITQFRRDLVRRGIVDPSVRDAHALQRWSVEHPTSFWAEIWRAAAIIADGPGASDSPWSEVLVGGECMAPPDTQRGPRWFTDTRLNFAEHLLRRRDAATAIVSWNEHGAQQRITFAELAEQVAATAAALSAAGVGVGDRVVGYLPNLPQAVIAMLAATSLGAVWSSCSPDFGTKGVLDRFGQIAPKVLIAADGYWYAGKQIDGLERLREIVASLPSLAAVWVVPYVHAAPTIASIPAAVTFTDVLVQYAAHREPTFTRLPFDHPLYIMYSSGTTGLPKCMVHGAGGTLLQHWKELALHTDLGPDDAIFYFTTCGWMMWNWLVSALAIGSTVVLYDGAPLAPSADILWRMAAAERVSVFGTSAKYLSVLEKEGVQPREQFDLTALRAILSTGSPLAAHSYDFVYAQIKSDVRLASISGGTDIVSCFALGDPTGPVYRGELQMRGLGMTVEVFDDGGMPVRETPGELVCTRPFPSMPVAFWNDPDGALYRGAYFEHFPGVWRHGDWAEITSHDGLIIHGRSDATLNPGGVRIGTAEIYRQVEQIPEILESLVIEQRLGVDGDDSRVVLFVRMRDGASLSVDVQRAIRQRIREHASPHHVPKVIVSVADIPRTISGKITEIAVRDVVHGRPVKNADALANPAALALFADLPELRS, encoded by the coding sequence ATGTCCGTTGACGTCACGCCGATCTGGACGCCGTCGGCGGACGTGGTCGATCGCGCTCGCATTACGCAGTTCCGACGCGATCTCGTGCGGCGCGGCATCGTCGATCCGTCGGTGCGTGATGCGCATGCGCTGCAGCGTTGGTCGGTGGAACACCCGACGTCGTTCTGGGCCGAGATCTGGCGCGCGGCGGCGATCATCGCCGATGGTCCCGGTGCATCGGACTCGCCGTGGAGCGAGGTACTCGTGGGTGGTGAGTGCATGGCGCCACCCGATACACAGCGGGGCCCGCGCTGGTTCACCGATACGCGTCTGAATTTCGCCGAACATTTGTTGCGTCGCCGAGATGCGGCCACGGCGATCGTATCGTGGAACGAGCACGGGGCCCAGCAGCGCATCACGTTCGCGGAATTGGCCGAGCAGGTGGCCGCCACGGCGGCCGCCCTCTCGGCGGCGGGTGTTGGCGTCGGTGATCGCGTAGTCGGCTATCTGCCGAATTTGCCGCAGGCCGTGATCGCGATGCTGGCCGCCACGTCATTAGGCGCCGTATGGTCGTCCTGCTCACCCGACTTCGGCACCAAGGGCGTCCTCGATCGGTTCGGGCAAATCGCCCCCAAGGTGCTGATCGCCGCCGACGGCTACTGGTACGCAGGCAAACAGATCGACGGTCTCGAACGACTGCGCGAGATTGTCGCCTCGTTGCCATCGCTGGCGGCGGTGTGGGTGGTGCCGTACGTCCACGCCGCGCCGACGATCGCGTCGATTCCGGCGGCGGTCACGTTCACCGACGTGTTGGTGCAGTATGCCGCGCATCGCGAGCCGACGTTCACGCGTCTGCCGTTCGATCATCCGTTGTACATCATGTATTCGTCCGGCACGACGGGCTTGCCCAAATGCATGGTGCACGGCGCGGGTGGTACGCTCCTGCAGCACTGGAAGGAATTGGCGCTGCACACCGATCTCGGGCCCGATGACGCCATCTTCTACTTCACGACCTGCGGGTGGATGATGTGGAACTGGCTGGTGTCGGCGCTGGCCATCGGCAGCACGGTCGTGCTGTACGACGGCGCTCCACTGGCGCCGTCGGCCGACATCCTGTGGCGCATGGCGGCCGCCGAGCGCGTGTCAGTGTTCGGCACGAGCGCCAAGTATCTGTCGGTGCTCGAGAAGGAGGGTGTGCAACCGCGGGAACAGTTCGATCTGACCGCGTTGCGCGCGATTCTCTCCACCGGCAGCCCGCTGGCGGCGCACAGCTACGACTTCGTGTACGCGCAGATCAAGTCGGACGTGCGTCTGGCCAGCATCAGCGGCGGCACCGACATCGTGAGTTGCTTTGCGTTGGGTGATCCTACCGGTCCCGTCTATCGCGGCGAACTGCAGATGCGCGGGCTTGGCATGACGGTCGAGGTGTTCGACGACGGCGGCATGCCGGTGCGCGAGACACCGGGAGAGTTGGTGTGCACGCGTCCGTTCCCGAGTATGCCGGTGGCGTTCTGGAACGATCCCGACGGCGCACTCTACCGCGGCGCGTACTTTGAGCATTTCCCCGGCGTGTGGCGTCATGGCGACTGGGCGGAAATCACCTCGCACGACGGTCTGATCATTCACGGTCGTAGCGATGCGACGCTCAACCCCGGTGGAGTGCGAATCGGGACGGCGGAGATCTATCGGCAGGTCGAGCAGATCCCGGAGATTCTGGAGTCGCTGGTGATCGAGCAACGCCTCGGCGTCGATGGCGACGACTCTCGCGTGGTGCTGTTCGTGCGCATGCGTGATGGGGCGTCGCTCAGTGTAGACGTGCAGCGGGCCATCCGACAGCGCATCCGTGAGCACGCCAGCCCGCATCACGTGCCGAAGGTGATCGTTTCGGTAGCGGACATTCCCCGCACCATCAGCGGCAAGATCACCGAGATCGCGGTACGCGACGTCGTGCACGGCCGACCGGTCAAGAACGCCGACGCCTTGGCGAACCCGGCGGCGCTGGCGCTCTTCGCCGACCTGCCCGAGTTGCGTTCCTAG
- the hppD gene encoding 4-hydroxyphenylpyruvate dioxygenase: protein MATMTIPEQGIEHDAFPINGTDYVEFYVGNAKQASHYYRAAFGYQLVGYRGPETGVRDRSSYLMQQGKIRLVLTTALDPDSAIASHVHTHGDGLRDYALWVDDARSAYATAIARGAIAIQEPQVFSDEHGEVIIAAIGTYGDTIHSLVERRNYRGFFLPGFREISSRYQPASVGLKYVDHCVGNVELGQMNRWVNYYANVMGFRNLITFDDDDISTEYSSLMSKVMANGDDKIKFPINEPASGKKKSQIEEYLDFYGGPGAQHLALATDDILATVTALRDRGVEFLSVPTSYYAELQERVGQIDEDIDALAALGILVDRDPDGYLLQIFTKPVEDRPTLFYEIIQRKGAKSFGKGNFKALFEAIEREQELRGNL from the coding sequence ATGGCGACGATGACTATCCCCGAACAGGGGATCGAGCACGATGCGTTCCCGATCAATGGCACCGACTATGTCGAGTTCTACGTCGGCAATGCCAAGCAGGCGAGCCACTACTACCGCGCGGCGTTCGGCTATCAGCTGGTCGGTTACCGAGGTCCCGAGACGGGCGTGCGTGACCGCTCGAGCTATCTCATGCAGCAGGGCAAGATCCGCCTGGTGTTGACCACGGCGCTCGACCCCGACTCTGCCATCGCGTCCCACGTGCACACGCATGGTGACGGCCTCCGCGACTACGCGCTTTGGGTGGACGATGCGCGGTCCGCCTACGCGACGGCGATCGCGCGGGGCGCGATCGCGATTCAGGAACCGCAGGTGTTTTCCGACGAGCATGGCGAGGTGATCATCGCCGCCATCGGCACGTATGGCGACACGATTCATTCGCTCGTGGAACGCCGCAACTATCGCGGCTTCTTCTTGCCGGGCTTCCGCGAGATCTCGTCGCGATATCAGCCGGCAAGCGTGGGACTCAAGTACGTCGATCATTGCGTCGGCAACGTCGAGCTTGGCCAGATGAATCGTTGGGTCAACTACTACGCGAACGTAATGGGCTTCCGCAATCTGATCACCTTTGACGACGACGACATCAGCACCGAGTATTCGTCGCTCATGTCGAAGGTGATGGCGAATGGCGACGACAAGATCAAGTTCCCGATCAACGAGCCGGCCTCAGGCAAGAAGAAGTCGCAGATTGAAGAGTATCTCGACTTCTACGGCGGACCGGGCGCACAGCACCTTGCCCTCGCGACCGACGACATTTTGGCAACCGTGACCGCGCTGCGCGATCGCGGCGTCGAGTTCCTCTCGGTGCCGACGTCGTACTACGCCGAGTTGCAGGAGCGCGTGGGGCAGATCGATGAGGATATCGACGCGTTGGCTGCGCTCGGCATTCTGGTGGACCGAGATCCGGATGGCTATCTGCTACAGATCTTCACGAAGCCAGTGGAGGATCGCCCCACGCTGTTCTACGAGATCATCCAGCGAAAGGGCGCCAAGAGCTTCGGCAAGGGCAACTTCAAGGCGTTGTTCGAAGCCATCGAACGGGAACAGGAGCTGCGCGGCAACCTCTAG
- a CDS encoding PEP-CTERM sorting domain-containing protein (PEP-CTERM proteins occur, often in large numbers, in the proteomes of bacteria that also encode an exosortase, a predicted intramembrane cysteine proteinase. The presence of a PEP-CTERM domain at a protein's C-terminus predicts cleavage within the sorting domain, followed by covalent anchoring to some some component of the (usually Gram-negative) cell surface. Many PEP-CTERM proteins exhibit an unusual sequence composition that includes large numbers of potential glycosylation sites. Expression of one such protein has been shown restore the ability of a bacterium to form floc, a type of biofilm.): protein MMHLVHRTIPFIAVAALVTVSPAGAQERDDSTSTAGAVVSLLGLGGNFVGFGKADRDASHPTAWNCAGGCAAFGARGLAVAPFGTSVSARRAPTHGASIANGRSALLPTDRADLSDYGWSRRVGSDGAALERLSAATAPSDAPDVSTSGGAPAGPVPAPVADGAGRAPAWVAPGSSPVAAAAMWNDESVGPAAAAAAAAAAQDAGRVTTSKLAKAPDEAMTAFAASFDAAPLVTTVPEPSTVVLLAVGMSSLLFPRRRSAPRR from the coding sequence ATGATGCATCTGGTGCATCGCACCATCCCGTTCATCGCCGTTGCGGCGTTGGTGACGGTGTCGCCAGCCGGCGCGCAGGAGCGGGACGATTCGACCTCGACCGCCGGTGCTGTCGTCTCGCTGCTCGGGCTCGGCGGTAACTTCGTCGGTTTCGGCAAGGCCGATCGCGATGCGTCGCATCCGACTGCTTGGAACTGCGCCGGCGGTTGTGCCGCCTTCGGCGCCCGCGGTTTGGCCGTGGCGCCCTTCGGTACGTCGGTGTCGGCGCGGCGCGCGCCAACCCATGGCGCGTCGATCGCCAACGGTCGCTCGGCGTTATTGCCGACCGACCGCGCCGATCTCAGTGACTACGGCTGGTCCCGACGGGTTGGCAGCGATGGCGCTGCACTCGAGCGCCTATCGGCGGCCACGGCGCCGTCGGATGCCCCCGATGTGTCGACGTCGGGTGGCGCGCCGGCTGGCCCCGTGCCAGCTCCTGTTGCCGACGGCGCCGGTCGCGCCCCGGCGTGGGTCGCTCCGGGCAGCAGCCCGGTGGCGGCAGCAGCCATGTGGAACGATGAGTCGGTGGGACCCGCGGCAGCTGCTGCGGCAGCGGCGGCGGCCCAAGACGCTGGTCGCGTGACCACGTCGAAGTTGGCGAAGGCGCCCGACGAGGCGATGACGGCGTTTGCTGCGTCGTTTGACGCGGCGCCGCTCGTGACCACGGTGCCGGAGCCGAGCACCGTCGTGTTGCTGGCAGTCGGAATGTCGTCGCTGCTGTTCCCGCGTCGGCGGAGCGCGCCGCGCCGCTGA